A genome region from Nitrospira sp. includes the following:
- a CDS encoding DUF2470 domain-containing protein — translation MSSTQQHNSGPDSDGPEVPEPSHAERAKTLVYLQQTGGLSTISRKQPGWPFGSVMPYGLDEQGQPLFLISTMAMHTQNLLGDPRASLLVTPPESRTDPLGAARVTLMGSVTRVPKEESAPVRERYLARHANAAYWVDFNDFGFFRMAIADIYFVGGFGSMGWVAPADYMTAAVDPLAGTASDLIREINTAQQETLLLLARAFGKLDAQQASITTMDRLGFHLRVKTPDRMQGGRFAFTDPVHNAEEARAGLVDLAAKARAGTEVLHSL, via the coding sequence GTGTCATCGACACAACAACATAATAGTGGGCCGGATTCCGACGGTCCTGAGGTTCCTGAACCCTCCCATGCCGAACGGGCGAAGACGCTGGTCTATCTGCAACAGACAGGCGGGCTCTCGACCATTTCGCGGAAGCAGCCCGGTTGGCCGTTCGGCTCGGTGATGCCCTACGGGTTGGACGAACAGGGGCAGCCGCTGTTTCTCATCAGCACCATGGCGATGCACACGCAGAACCTCCTGGGCGATCCGCGCGCCAGTCTGCTGGTGACGCCGCCGGAAAGCAGAACCGATCCTCTGGGTGCCGCCCGGGTCACGTTGATGGGATCGGTGACACGCGTGCCGAAGGAGGAGAGTGCACCGGTCCGCGAACGCTACCTGGCCCGGCATGCCAACGCAGCCTATTGGGTGGACTTCAACGACTTCGGTTTTTTTCGCATGGCGATTGCGGATATTTATTTCGTCGGCGGCTTCGGTTCCATGGGATGGGTTGCGCCGGCCGACTACATGACCGCTGCGGTCGATCCATTGGCAGGGACCGCGTCGGACCTCATCCGCGAGATCAATACGGCACAGCAGGAGACGCTCTTGCTGCTCGCCCGCGCATTCGGCAAGCTGGATGCGCAACAGGCGAGTATCACGACGATGGACCGATTGGGATTTCACCTGCGCGTCAAAACGCCCGACCGGATGCAGGGTGGGCGATTTGCCTTCACCGATCCTGTGCACAATGCGGAGGAAGCCCGCGCCGGTCTCGTCGATCTGGCCGCGAAGGCAAGGGCGGGGACTGAGGTACTGCACTCCCTGTAA